In the genome of Quercus robur chromosome 3, dhQueRobu3.1, whole genome shotgun sequence, one region contains:
- the LOC126719105 gene encoding LOW QUALITY PROTEIN: transcription factor bHLH49 (The sequence of the model RefSeq protein was modified relative to this genomic sequence to represent the inferred CDS: deleted 1 base in 1 codon), whose product MDMVGDKDKFELENRNEEDPMNFAAPSPSPSVDWRFGGLVPTGNPMAVSKGSTSMVVESFGPTLWDQSQTANPQNLGGLFSDINNVQNSASTSDTLGIRKGTPAAVVSLPSIDNKTFDMGWNPTSSMLNLKGGGGIFLPGNGMLPQSLSQFPADSAFIERAARFSCFNVNGGNFSDMVNPLESMGGTNYFRGGGMMQEVFGGNGQSHSQKNEVMNVDEAFKDVSMSVDEHEQEHGATGGGGSPLKNVRSHDEAKQGIGVGGSGPGNDSDEAEFSTAGGLDEPSVLEGTTGGERFAGGLESKKRKRSEQDTELDLAKVDPQQPGESAKDDTEIQQNGDQKLTSTTNKSSGKHGKQGSQASDPPKEEYIHVRARRGQATNSHSLAERVRREKISERMKFLQDLVPGCSKVTGKAVMLDEIINYVQSLQRQVEFLSMKLATVNPRLDFNVEGLLAKDILQSRVGPSTLGFSPDMPMAYPQLHSSQQGLIRAGLSGLGSSSDLHRRTMNSQLTPMMGGFKEPTRLPNVWEDELHNVVQMSYGTSATPNSQDVDGSLPPGHMKVEL is encoded by the exons ATGGATATGGTGGGTGACAAGGATAAATTTGAGCTAGAAAATAGGAATGAGGAGGATCCTATGAATTTTGCTGCACCTAGTCCTAGTCCTAGTGTTGACTGGCGATTTGGTGGTTTGGTTCCCACCGGAAATCCAATGGCAGTTAGCAAAGGATCCACTTCAATGGTGGTGGAGTCATTCGGGCCAACCCTTTGGGACCAAAGCCAAACCGCCAATCCACAAAACTTGGGGGGATTATTTTCTGACATTAATAATGTCCAGAACAGTGCAAGCACTTCAGACACATTAGGAATTAGAAAAGGTACTCCTGCAGCTGTGGTCTCTTTACCAAGTATTGATAATAAAACATTTGACATGGGTTGGAATCCAACAAGTTCAATGTTGAACTTGAAAGGAGGAGGGGGAATTTTCTTACCTGGAAATGGAATGCTCCCACAGAGCTTATCTCAGTTCCCAGCAGATTCTGCCTTCATTGAGCGAGCTGCTAGGTTTTCATGCTTCAATGTCAATGGTGGGAATTTTAGTGATATGGTTAACCCTTTGGAATCTATGGGG GGTACTAATTATTTTAGGGGTGGGGGAATGATGCAAGAGGTTTTTGGTGGCAATGGGCAGTCTCACTCTCAAAAGAATGAGGTGATGAATGTGGATGAGGCTTTCAAAGATGTGTCTATGTCTGTTGATGAGCATGAGCAGGAGCATGGGGCTACTGGAGGTGGAGGGAGCCCCCTAAAGAATGTTAGATCTCATGATGAAGCTAAACAAGGCATTGGTGTCGGTGGGTCTGGACCTGGTAATGATTCTGATGAAGCTGAGTTTAGCACTGCAGGTGGTCTAGACGAGCCATCTGTGTTGGAAGGTACTACAGGTGGGGAACGTTTTGCTGGGGGACTTGaatcaaagaaaaggaaaaggagtgAGCAG GATACTGAATTGGATCTAGCCAAAGTAGATCCACAACAGCCTGGTGAATCTGCAAAGGATGACACTGAAATTCAACAGAACGGAGACCAAAAGCTAACTTCAACTACTAATAAGAGCTCTGGGAAACATGGTAAACAGGGTTCTCAAGCTTCAGATCCACCAAAAGAAGAATATATTCATGTCAGAGCTCGAAGGGGCCAGGCCACAAATAGCCATAGTCTTGCAGAAAGA GTAAGAAGAGAAAAGATCAGTGAAAGGATGAAGTTTCTTCAAGATCTTGTACCTGGTTGCAGCAAG GTCACTGGTAAAGCGGTGATGCTGGACGAAATCATTAATTATGTACAATCACTGCAACGACAGGTTGAG TTTTTGTCAATGAAACTTGCTACTGTGAATCCACGGCTAGATTTTAATGTCGAAGGGCTCCTGGCAAAAGAT ATCCTTCAGTCACGAGTGGGTCCATCTACGTTGGGATTTTCACCAGATATGCCCATGGCTTATCCTCAGCTGCATTCCTCTCAACAAGGACTCATTCGAGCAGGTCTTTCTGGCCTGGGAAGTTCATCTGATTTGCATCGAAGAACCATGAATTCCCAGTTGACACCCATGATGGGAGGTTTCAAGGAACCTACACGG CTACCCAATGTCTGGGAGGATGAGCTCCACAATGTTGTCCAGATGAGCTATGGAACCAGTGCTACCCCCAATAGCCAAGATGTAGATG GGTCTCTGCCACCTGGCCATATGAAAGTTGAACTTTGA